The following coding sequences lie in one Rutidosis leptorrhynchoides isolate AG116_Rl617_1_P2 chromosome 6, CSIRO_AGI_Rlap_v1, whole genome shotgun sequence genomic window:
- the LOC139854740 gene encoding fasciclin-like arabinogalactan protein 11: protein MAKNFKLSIFLLTIFQFTITTTLAQAPAPAPSGPTNITKILEKNGQFTTLIRLMKSTQVSDQINTQLNNSNQGMTVFAPTDNAFANLKAGALNSLSDQQKVSLVQFHVLPTYITLTQFQTISNPLRTQAGDSASNKFPLNITTSGNQVNISTGVVDTTISNSLYTDGSLAVYQVDNVLLPMSLFGPAAPAPAPAPLKKKKSGADDTPASDDGASVDASGAIVFGGNLHGVYVGVIGLMVMFYL, encoded by the coding sequence ATGGCAAAAAATTTCAAACTCTCAATATTTCTTCTAACCATCTTTCAATTCACTATCACCACAACCCTAGCCCAAGCTCCGGCACCAGCTCCATCCGGTCCCACTAACATAACCAAAATCCTAGAAAAAAACGGTCAGTTCACAACGTTAATTCGTCTGATGAAAAGCACACAAGTTAGTGATcaaatcaacacacaactaaacaaTTCAAATCAAGGAATGACGGTTTTCGCTCCAACCGATAATGCATTCGCTAATCTTAAAGCCGGTGCACTAAATTCGTTATCCGATCAACAAAAAGTGTCACTAGTACAATTTCATGTGTTACCAACTTATATTACTCTTACACAATTTCAAACTATTAGCAACCCTTTAAGAACACAAGCTGGTGATAGTGCAAGTAACAAATTTCCATTAAACATTACAACTTCGGGTAATCAAGTGAACATATCAACCGGTGTAGTCGATACAACAATATCCAATAGTTTATACACTGATGGGTCACTTGCAGTTTATCAAGTGGACAATGTTTTGTTACCCATGAGTCTGTTTGGTCCGGCAGCTCCTGCTCCGGCACCAGCACCTTTGAAAAAGAAAAAGTCCGGTGCCGATGATACTCCGGCGAGTGATGACGGTGCTAGTGTTGATGCATCCGGTGCCATTGTTTTTGGTGGTAATTTGCATGGGGTTTATGTTGGAGTTATTGGTTTGATGGTGATGTTCTATTTGTGA